In the genome of Zonotrichia albicollis isolate bZonAlb1 chromosome 7, bZonAlb1.hap1, whole genome shotgun sequence, the window AGTAGGCacaactccaggcagcagagcgcCAGACCAACCCTTTGCATCCCTCCATGTCTAGCTGcgcagggaaagagagaagagttGAAGAGAGTGATTTTGAAACTGGGTTGTTCAGAAAGGCCACGTTATTGTTACATGCAGTTTTAAATTTGTACATCCGTTACTAGAGAGAGGTGAAATGACCAAAGCGCACCTGTGTTGGACCAGCAGGACTGAGTGCACTGGGCAACAGGGAGCCTTGttttccctctgggctccccagtgtTCCGAGTGAGAGCAATGCTAAGAACAGGACTTCTTCTGTCCCTTCTAAAAAACACACAGTTACTTAGCAACCCAAAactacactgaaaaaaaaaaagataaatgaaATTTCCCCAAAAGAAGAGAAGCAATTTTTGTGTGCTTGTGTAAGAAAATAGCATAGGATTGACTGAAGGTATGTTGTCTAAATTGTTGTCTTTGAACAACTCAAAATGTCCAGAATgaagaaatgtccaacagcagctccatcaggcacttcctcctgctggcattggcagacacgatgcagctgcagctcctgcacttctgcctcttgctgggcatctccctggctgccctcctgggcaacggcctcatcatcagcgccgtagcctgcggccaccacctgcacacgcccatgttcttcttcctgctcaacctggccctcagcgacctgggattcatctgcaccactgtccccaaagccatgcacaattccctctgggacaccaggaacatctcctacacaggatgtgctgctcagctcctttactttatgttcttcatctctgcagaatttttccttctgactgtcatgtgctacgaccgctacgtgtccatctgcaaacccctgcactacgggaccctcctgggcagcagagcttgtgcccacatggcagcagctgcctgggccagtgcctttctcaatgctctgctgcacacagccaatacattttccctgcccctgtgccatggcaatgccctgggccagttcttctgtgaggttccacagatcctcaagctctcctgctcacactcctaCTTCAAGGAAATTGGGCTTCTTGCTTTTAGTGCCTGTTTagcatttggttgttttgtgttcattgttttctcctatgtgcagatcttcagggctgtgctgaggatcccctctgagcagggacggcataaagccttttccacctgcctccctcacctggtcGTGATCTCCCTGTTTATCAGCACTGTCatttttgcctacctgaagcccctctccatctcctccccatccgtGGATCTGGCCCtatcagttctgtactcggtggtgcctccaatcctgaaccccctcatctacagcctgaggaaccaagAGCTCAaagctgcagtgtggacactgatgacgGGATGGTTTCAGAAGCATTAAACTGGTTGCCAAATTCTGCAAATGACTTGTAATAAAAGTGATGTTTGATACTATGTGGGTTTGGTCATCGAtttgtttttgtctttcttttggtttgttttttttttatctattatttacaacaaaggaaggtcagtgtttgtgccatttctcttctttttttctttcaacctTTACTGTGGCCTCAGACTGTGTACACGAGGAGCTGTTCTCTCAGTGCCTTTAGAGAGAATAAAGgctctcccagcagagttttctccAGATtccccttttgttgccttctctggagctgcagcagcaatgtctgtgtgcagatcAGTGCTgacccagcagctgtgcccagcagcagcaacagcacttggtgttgccagtgctgctgccgtggccctgccccactgccctggtggccctggtgttgctgcagggcctgagtgctctcggggccgggcacagccctgggggtggcagtgctggggctgcagcagggacaggccatgggcactgctggggcagcgctgacgcctcagcccagggcctgggggctccaggctccttgcccaggctctttcaagaacacacccaggccaatgctcagcacagaaaagccctgtgagcagccccaggctggccgtgggcaggctgggggcaaacagcatggctggggctctgcaagggccctggggcagatgggaaggagcagcagagcaggggctgatccatccccagtgtgctgcacagcacagggcagcatcccagagcgtcctgatggagctgccaacaacatcccccctctgcagccctggcctctctcccagctcacacaggtgccccatccttgcaggcacagacagggcagcactggctcagcagcccctgtttgcattgcacacagcagggggagcaccccatgctgttggtgtggggacatgaacctgagggagcacaaatgccatcagcccctggggccagcaagggtttggggacaccagggaaaccactcagccggtttgtcctggcctctgcagtcagccggAAAGTTTGtttccatcagctgggagtttcctgtgccactgcatacgctgttgctcagagccagggctgcctggcagccacccccaagctgccctgagcatttccttggcttcacctttgctttctttactcttccttGTTCAGatttcttcccattgcccagccttttttcctgccctgcaaacagcccatccctgtttgccctttcctctcggccccactccccattgcagttcctgattTGGCCCCATCGGAACATCCCTTGgggagcaggatcatcctacaagtgctgcaggaattgtctgcaggctcctgcagtgcctcctgctgctcccttgccagaggcaccccaggccaggggggcacatctgggctgctgtgtctggctctggggctccctgttctgggcagtgaggaggagctgcagaggctctgcaggactgacaggatgggctttggggctggcaggagaagctgagggacctgggctgctggagctgctgaagaggaggcccagggctcatcctgaaactgctccaagggtggtttcagagaatcccagaatcagcaagggtggaacaggccatggagattatcaagtccaacctgtgccctgacactgtcttgtcttccctgagcctcctcttctccaggataaacaacctcagctccctcagctgcaccTCACagctcttgtgctccagacccatccccagccttgttgtccttctctggacatgctccagcccctccatgtccttcctaaattggcggccccagaactggacacagcactcgaggtgctgcccaagcattgctgagcacaggggaacaatcctttccctgctcctgctggccacaccattccttatccaggccaggagccattggctttcttggccacctgggcacactgctggctcctgtccagcctgctgtccatcagttcCTGCAGGTGATGGAGGAGACCATGCTGCGGTCCAGCCACTCTGGCACCTTGtggagaaagggaagggaagggaagggaagggaagggaagggaagggaagggaagggaagggaagggaagggaagggaagggaagggaagggaagggaagggaagggaagggaagggaagggaagggaagggaagggaagggaagggaagggaagggaagggaagggaagggaagggaagggaagggaagggaagggaagggaagggaagggaagggaagggaagggaagggaagggaagggaagggtccAGATCCAATTCTTCCTGAAATGTGgggtttgctggcactgccagtgccttgATCCaaaaatttccctattctggcacagcccaagccATTTGCTGGACAGAAATACAAAACCTGGCAActtcctgctactgggtctggcacctcccatatcttgtgtttgctgcccgcgtacccagatttggaaatttcctggtgctggcacagcccaagtccagtgatttgctgacacagaaagccaaaatttggaaatttccaggttctgactccagcaccatccagatCTAGTGTTTGCTGAGACCGtcagtgcccagatttggaaatttcccggtgccttcacagcccaggtctagcaatttggttttagctagcttaggcagagaagttcctttggactgtgactttcctttttcttggaactgttttaACCTTCTCTGGACTGAAAACGCAGAAAAACACTGGcaacagctcacacctgtggcccaccgagctctgggacgctgcattccagtACCAaagggacttagaagagaccgagtgagccagctacaacccacaaaaagtACTTTCTCCATTTGCCATCGCTTCAGCACTGTctgaggttttatttaatattattcatttttcatgcttttgaatactttacttgttaaataaactgggtttttttcagtattctCAAGTGAAGTCTTTTCCTGAACTAGTAGGGGGAGAGgccgcttgaacttgctttctagacagaccccttttggagatttcctcccaaaatttgccctaaaccagcacaaacagtcacaatgaaaattgcaccagtggcataatttcctggtggcaaatcttgCTACAGAACCTCGACCTTGCTCTCCATGAgagattcttgggaagagcagacaggagaagattcctggaaaacagaaacagctttacagaagtgaaatgaaaatgaaagaaataatcCTAGATATTTCCCTCTATTTGTTTCTATGCTCTCCTTTTCCATGTggcatcccagtaattccagatgcacctcaCCTCTAGGATGGatgacttagtgatttttagacactctaaaataccatgagccacacacagctttccttcccctgtttttacaggaaagcaacactggatatgtaagtgcagtgctgggctcaggtaggaatcctaccccaagggaaggtggcccgacagtgtttgaccctcagcaaggacaatgcacagcagcaagcgaggggatcgctgtgccagtgtgcaggagtcagggctctgcatctgcGCTCAGcactgcaaagttcccgtgtttgggcagacggagaggctgtccccggggcgcgcggggctcaaacgtggggctcgtggggctcgtggggaaCGGACACGaggacgaacggccccggtgcctcagccgcagcggcggcagcggcggcggaagcagcaaaaaaaagcagagacTTCTAAATACTGCTTCTTATTCTCATTCTCATTCCcattctcattctcattctcACTCTCATTCTCAATCtcattctcattctcattctcattctcattctcattctctTTCTCATTCTCAATCtcattctcattctcattctcattctcattctcattctcattctcattctcattctcattcttctctctctctcccgcGGTCGGGCGCCCTTCTCTCGGggtcccttgcccggcgtccctctcctcttcccgcctccttctcccctgcagggccgggccatgtccccggcccgcccctggccccgggcggggctgccccgtgcccggccccggccgtcccgccgcggtctcgcctccgcccggctctggccgtactggcggtggcgctgccgggcgggcatcagtgcctggggctggggcggcatcgccgcccttcggctccgcctggcccgagcccggccccggacCCGACGCAGGGTCCAGTCccgaccccggccccggctcctcccatGGCCCGCGGAGGACACACGCGgtgcggccgctcccgccgcctccgctgcggcttccccggcccgagctcggcagcgcggcctcCGGCCCCAAGCCGCTGG includes:
- the LOC141729602 gene encoding olfactory receptor 14I1-like, whose amino-acid sequence is MSNSSSIRHFLLLALADTMQLQLLHFCLLLGISLAALLGNGLIISAVACGHHLHTPMFFFLLNLALSDLGFICTTVPKAMHNSLWDTRNISYTGCAAQLLYFMFFISAEFFLLTVMCYDRYVSICKPLHYGTLLGSRACAHMAAAAWASAFLNALLHTANTFSLPLCHGNALGQFFCEVPQILKLSCSHSYFKEIGLLAFSACLAFGCFVFIVFSYVQIFRAVLRIPSEQGRHKAFSTCLPHLVVISLFISTVIFAYLKPLSISSPSVDLALSVLYSVVPPILNPLIYSLRNQELKAAVWTLMTGWFQKH